In Solanum stenotomum isolate F172 chromosome 6, ASM1918654v1, whole genome shotgun sequence, one DNA window encodes the following:
- the LOC125869013 gene encoding kirola-like, translating into MGLRGKLVAHVEVKCGGELFHDHFNSKPHHSPNISDKINHFEVNEGELGTVGTLVEWRFNYDGEERVAKQVIDHIDEEKKRITFKFIDGFFMELYKTLSTTLDAEENWISWTFEYEKQNEDIPEPLILLRIGIDLIKDIDSHHHNK; encoded by the exons ATGGGTTTGAGGGGTAAATTAGTTGCTCATGTAGAGGTCAAGTGTGGTGGAGAATTATTTCATGATCATTTCAACTCCAAACCCCACCATAGCCCTAATATAAGTGATAAGATAAATCATTTTGAGGTTAATGAAGGTGAATTAGGAACTGTTGGTACTCTTGTTGAATGGAGATTTAACTATG atgGAGAAGAGAGAGTGGCAAAGCAAGTTATTGATCACATAGatgaagagaagaaaagaatcaCCTTCAAGTTTATTGATGGATTTTTTATGGAATTGTATAAGACACTTAGTACTACTTTGGATGCTGAAGAGAATTGGATATCTTGGACTTTTGAGTATGAGAAGCAAAATGAAGATATTCCAGAGCCCCTCATACTCTTGAGAATTGGCATTGATCTCATCAAAGACATTGATTCACACCATCACAACAAATGA
- the LOC125866624 gene encoding hydroxyproline O-galactosyltransferase GALT3: MKKYLLIRKVGRKRWAGCLLIIGLAMVLLIRYSSVEKSYSIGEKSDSSVEESPKKQSVYGFFNDHPNINEGSKDENAKLSDLKPVELVTFKEKPHLIDVKGLNDLYSLNNFSTEESKALLAWGKMRLLLSRSDGLNGTAQGVKEAAISWKDLVSFIEKSKAQDEKENEDCPYSVTAFNTATLKDGSSLRIPCGLVEDSSITVIGIPDAKQEGFQIELVGSKLPEETNPPIVLIYNVILPGENLTKDPLITQNTWTNESEWGKVEKCPDHGSTDVIKVDGLVKCNAKIFRNNVEETANMTNTSNPKSSDVSNSSAYGTANYPFLEGNPFTATLWTGIEGFHMTVNGRHETSFAYREKLEPWLVSGVNVIGGVDTISILAKGLPVSNDFNLGDDVEHLKAPLTPKKRLVMLIGVFSTGNNFERRMALRKSWMQYEAVRSGEVAVRFFIGLDKNRQVNFELWKEAQAYGDIQLLPFVDYYSLLTLKTIAICIMGVKILPAKYVMKTDDDAFVRIDEVLSSLKGKDPNGLLYGGISFESAPHRDKENKWYISPEEYPPASYPPWAHGPGYIISRDIAKFIVQGHQEMELMLFKLEDVAVGIWVEEFRRKGHKVQYVNDERFYNAGCESGYILAHYQNPRMVLCLWEKLQKEHEPNCCE, translated from the exons ATGAAGAAGTATTTATTAATTAGAAAAGTGGGAAGGAAGAGATGGGCTGGATGTCTGCTTATTATTGGTCTTGCAATGGTTTTGTTGATTCGATATAGTAGTGTAGAAAAATCATACAGCATTGGAGAAAAATCAGACAGCAGTGTGGAAGAATCTCCGAAAAAGCAATCAGTTTATGGGTTTTTCAATGACCATCCGAACATTAATGAAGGTTCAAAAGATGAAAATGCCAAGTTGTCTGATCTGAAGCCAGTAGAGCTAGTAACTTTTAAGGAAAAACCACATCTTATTGATGTCAAAGGGCTTAATGATCTATACAGcttgaataatttttcgacaGAAGAGTCGAAGGCATTGCTAGCATGGGGCAAGATGAGATTGTTGTTGTCTAGATCAGATGGTTTGAATGGAACTGCTCAAGGAGTTAAGGAGGCTGCTATATCATGGAAAGATTTGGTGTCATTCATTGAGAAAAGTAAAGCTCAAGATGAGAAGGAAAATGAGGATTGTCCTTATTCTGTGACTGCATTCAATACCGCGACGTTGAAGGACGGGAGCAGTCTTAGGATCCCTTGTGGTTTAGTTGAGGATTCATCTATTACTGTGATAGGCATACCTGATGCAAAGCAAGAAGGTTTTCAAATTGAGCTGGTAGGTTCGAAACTTCCAGAGGAAACAAATCCTCCTATAGTTTTgatttataatgtaattttaccCGGGGAGAACTTGACAAAGGATCCCCTTATTACTCAAAATACATGGACTAATGAATCCGAGTGGGGTAAGGTGGAAAAGTGCCCTGATCATGGCTCTACCGACGTGATAAAAG TTGATGGATTAGTCAAATGCAATGCCAAAATTTTCCGAAATAATGTAGAAGAAACTGCAAATATGACCAATACCAGCAATCCAAAGTCTTCAGATGTATCAAATTCTAGTGCCTACGGTACTGCCAACTACCCTTTTCTTGAAGGTAATCCATTTACTGCAACACTATGGACTGGTATAGAGGGGTTCCATATGACAGTCAACGGAAGACACGAGACGTCTTTTGCATATAGAGAG AAACTCGAACCTTGGTTGGTTAGTGGAGTCAATGTGATAGGTGGTGTGGACACCATATCGATCTTAGCGAAAGGATTACCTGTGTCCAATGATTTTAACTTGGGTGATGATGTTGAGCACCTCAAAGCTCCACTAACTCCTAAAAAGAGACTTGTCATGTTAATTGGGGTTTTCTCTACTGGAAACAATTTTGAGAGACGTATGGCACTAAGGAAATCATGGATGCAATATGAAGCTGTGCGGTCAGGAGAAGTAGCTGTCCGATTTTTTATTGGTCTT GACAAAAATAGGCAGGTCAATTTTGAGCTATGGAAGGAAGCACAAGCCTATGGAGATATCCAATTATTGCCTTTTGTTGATTACTACAGCCTGCTCACTTTGAAGACCATAGCAATTTGCATTATGGGT GTTAAAATCCTACCTGCCAAATATGTTATGAAGACTGATGATGATGCTTTTGTAAGGATTGATGAAGTTCTATCTAGCCTCAAGGGAAAGGATCCTAATGGTCTATTATATGGTGGAATATCTTTTGAGTCAGCACCCCACAGGGATAAAGAAAACAAGTGGTATATCAGTCCTGAg GAATATCCGCCTGCTTCCTATCCCCCATGGGCACATGGACCAGGTTATATTATTTCTCGAGATATAGCTAAGTTCATTGTTCAGGGCCATCAAGAAATGGAACTGATG CTTTTTAAACTTGAGGATGTTGCTGTGGGCATTTGGGTTGAGGAATTCAGGAGGAAGGGTCACAAAGTACAGTATGTTAACGATGAAAGATTTTACAATGCCGGTTGTGAATCAGGCTATATTCTTGCACATTATCAGAATCCGAGGATGGTACTATGTCTGTGGGAGAAACTGCAGAAAGAGCACGAACCAAACTGCTGCGAGTGA
- the LOC125866640 gene encoding probable protein phosphatase 2C 49, translating into MIVKNSTTAAKMVVVDAEILCQPNISVEYIGVSTAAPVVGDEDLDFFDVSATATSSSRPKSREFRSADLVSVDISRSDSGVRCSTNSQTTIIDSARSSNVIPAIRSGSYTDIGPRRSNEDEHIRVDDLSAQLGSLYNWPLPGAFYAVFDGHGGSDAAAYVRTNAMRFFFEDANLPQTSAVDQAFLEELESSHFRAFLIADQALADECSVDAYCGTTAITALVLGRHLVVANAGDCRAVLCRKGVAVQLTQDHRPTCLAERQRVEKLGGIIEYGCLNGDLAITRALGDWYMKLPFGSASPLTAEPEVKQMLLTEDDEFMILGCDGIWDVMSNQDAVNVVRRELRLHNDPHQSARELVNQALCKDIDDNLTAIVVCFTSPDHRTSVPSQRPRFRCCNLSEDARKKLQSLLGSN; encoded by the exons ATGATTGTGAAGAATTCAACGACGGCGGCGAAGATGGTGGTAGTAGATGCGGAGATTTTGTGTCAGCCGAATATTTCCGTTGAGTACATCGGAGTTTCAACGGCGGCGCCGGTGGTCGGCGATGAGGATTTGGACTTCTTTGATGTTTCAGCTACTGCTACGTCTTCTTCTCGTCCAAAATCTCGTGAATTTCGCTCGGCTGATTTGGTTTCTGTTGATATTTCTCGTTCTGACTCG GGTGTGAGATGCTCAACTAATTCTCAGACGACTATAATTGATTCAGCTAGAAGCAGTAATGTTATCCCAGCTATTCGTTCGGGTAGCTATACTGATATTGGACCTCGTAGATCCAATGAAGATGAGCATATTCGTGTTGATGATCTTTCAGCTCAGTTAGGTTCTCTATACAATTGGCCTCTCCCAGGTGCCTTCTATGCTGTGTTTGATGGTCATGGAGGTTCTGATGCAGCTGCTTATGTCAGGACTAATGCAATGAGATTTTTCTTTGAAGATGCTAATTTGCCGCAAACATCTGCTGTTGATCAAGCATTCTTGGAAGAATTGGAGAGTTCTCATTTTAGAGCATTTTTAATTGCTGACCAGGCCTTGGCTGATGAATGTAGTGTTGATGCCTATTGTGGGACAACAGCAATAACTGCGCTGGTTTTAGGAAGACATCTAGTTGTTGCTAATGCCGGTGACTGTCGTGCTGTTCTTTGTAGGAAAGGTGTTGCAGTTCAGTTGACTCAAGATCACAGGCCAACTTGTTTGGCGGAACGACAAAGAGTTGAAAAATTAGGCGGTATTATTGAATATGGTTGCTTAAATGGAGATCTTGCAATTACTCGAGCCCTTGGAGATTGGTATATGAAGCTTCCATTTGGGTCTGCATCTCCTCTTACAGCAGAACCAGAAGTTAAGCAAATGTTGTTGACTGAGGATGATGAGTTCATGATACTTGGTTGCGATGGCATCTGGGATGTGATGTCTAACCAAGATGCAGTGAATGTTGTTCGCCGTGAGCTGAGGCTGCACAATGACCCACACCAGTCTGCCAGAGAACTTGTGAATCAAGCTTTATGTAAAGACATAGATGACAATCTCACTGCAATTGTTGTATGCTTTACTTCTCCTGATCACCGAACTTCAGTTCCATCACAGAGACCAAGATTCAGGTGTTGCAACTTGTCCGAGGACGCAAGGAAGAAGCTGCAAAGTTTGTTAGGAAGCAATTGA
- the LOC125866627 gene encoding dihydrolipoyl dehydrogenase 1, mitochondrial: protein MAIGSLARRKASTILSSRYLKYSFSLSRGYASGSDENDVVVIGGGPGGYVAAIKAAQLGLKTTCIEKRGALGGTCLNVGCIPSKALLHSSHMYHEAQHSFASHGVKFSSVEVDLPAMMAQKDKAVAGLTRGIEGLFKKNKVNYVKGYGKFLSPSEVSVDTVEGGNTIVKGKNIIIATGSDVKSLPGLTIDEKRIVSSTGALALTEIPKKLVVIGAGYIGLEMGSVWGRLGSEVTVVEFASDIVPTMDGEVRKQFQRSLEKQKMKFMLKTKVVSVDTVGDSVKLTLEPAAGGEQTTLEADVVLVSAGRVPFTSGLGLDKIGVETDKAGRILVNERFASNVPGVYAIGDVIPGPMLAHKAEEDGVACVEFIAGKEGHVDYDLVPGVCYTHPEVASVGKTEEQVKALGVDYRVGKFPFLANSRAKAIDDAEGIVKVIAEKGTDKILGVHIMSSNAGELIHEAVLALNYGASSEDIARTCHAHPTMSEALKEAAMATYDKPIHM, encoded by the exons ATGGCGATTGGGAGCTTAGCTAGACGAAAGgcttcaacaattttatctTCTAGATATCTCAAGTATTCATTTTCTCTTAGCAGAGGTTACGCTTCGGGATCCGATGAGAACGACGTCGTTGTTATTGGTGGTGGACCCGGCGGCTATGTGGCGGCGATCAAAGCGGCGCAGCTAGGTCTCAAAACTACCTGTATTGAGAAACGTGGTGCTCTTGGTGGTACTTGTCTCAATGTTGGCTGTATTCCTTCTAAG GCACTTCTTCATTCCTCTCACATGTATCATGAAGCTCAACATTCTTTTGCTAGTCATGGTGTGAAGTTCTCTTCTGTTGAGGTAGATCTTCCTGCCATGATGGCCCAGAAAGATAAGGCTGTGGCTGGCCTAACACGGGGTATTGAGGGTCTATTTAAGAAGAACAAAGTGAACTATGTCAAGGGCTATGGTAAATTCCTTTCCCCTTCCGAAGTTTCTGTTGACACCGTGGAAGGTGGTAATACTATTGTTAAGGGGAAGAATATTATAATTGCGACTGGTTCTGATGTCAAAAGTCTACCTGGGTTAACCATTGATGAAAAAAGAATTGTATCATCTACTGGAGCTTTAGCTTTGACTGAAATTCCAAAAAAACTGGTTGTTATTGGTGCTGGCTACATAGGCCTCGAAATGGGATCTGTCTGGGGCCGCCTTGGCTCAGAGGTGACTGTTGTTGAATTTGCATCTGATATTGTTCCAACCATGGATGGTGAAGTTCGCAAGCAATTCCAACGTTCTCTTGAGAAGCAAAAGATGAAGTTCATGCTTAAAACTAAGGTGGTGTCAGTTGACACTGTTGGCGATAGTGTGAAGCTGACCCTTGAGCCTGCAGCTGGTGGTGAGCAGACTACTCTTGAGGCTGATGTTGTTCTTGTTTCTGCTGGTAGGGTTCCATTCACTTCAGGACTTGGATTGGACAAGATAGGTGTTGAAACTGACAAGGCTGGTAGGATCTTGGTCAATGAACGTTTTGCCAGTAATGTTCCAGGGGTATATGCAATTGGTGACGTCATTCCTGGGCCAATGCTTGCTCACAAGGCAGAGGAGGATGGTGTTGCTTGTGTGGAATTCATTGCAGGCAAGGAGGGTCATGTGGACTACGATTTGGTTCCTGGTGTTTGCTACACTCACCCAGAGGTGGCTTCCGTTGGGAAAACTGAAGAACAGGTTAAGGCACTTGGAGTTGATTATCGCGTAGGCAAATTTCCTTTCCTTGCAAACAGTAGGGCCAAGGCAATTGACGATGCTGAAGGAATTGTAAAGGTAATTGCTGAGAAGGGAACCGACAAAATCTTGGGCGTCCATATTATGTCATCAAATGCAGGGGAGCTTATTCACGAAGCAGTCCTGGCTTTGAATTATGGAGCATCAAGTGAAGACATTGCTCGTACATGTCATGCACATCCAACAATGAGCGAGGCTCTGAAAGAAGCAGCCATGGCCACTTATGACAAGCCCATTCACATGTAG
- the LOC125866665 gene encoding stress-response A/B barrel domain-containing protein HS1: MEGGKGGVVKHILLAKFKDGIPPEQIDQLIKQYANLVNLVEPMKAFHWGKDVSIENLHQGFTHVFESTFDSLEGVAEYVAHPVHVEFANTMLPQLEKVLIIDYKPQ, translated from the exons ATGGAGGGTGGTAAAGGAGGAGTGGTGAAGCACATTTTGCTAGCAAAGTTCAAAGATGGGATCCCACCTGAACAAATTGATCAACTTATTAAGCAGTATGCTAATCTTGTCAATCTTGTTGAACCCATGAAGGCTTTTCATTG GGGTAAGGATGTGAGCATAGAAAACCTTCACCAAGGTTTCACTCATGTTTTTGAGTCGACGTTTGACAGTTTAGAAGGCGTTGCAGAGTATGTAGCTCATCCTGTTCATGTTGAATTTGCAAATACAATGCTTCCTCAGCTGGAGAAAGTCCTTATCATTGACTACAAACCACAGTAA